A region of Vigna radiata var. radiata cultivar VC1973A chromosome 10, Vradiata_ver6, whole genome shotgun sequence DNA encodes the following proteins:
- the LOC106775445 gene encoding probable disease resistance protein At4g27220: MKAAVVAHQLGNLISNRSILENLETGLKTLQDQRKIVQENLIWEDEEFQTQNDWLKRVNEILGQGDKLLNSYEGKSTCTNILLRYKVGKQSRKMQPEISALILEGHSHISAKTRKHYERPASRDETIGDIMEALKNTDIQAVGVWGLGGLGTTSLAENIRKKAKEQKLFDAMVFITVTDKPNQEQVQNAIADELGVQFTNGESLVKRRNKLRQRIKKEQSTLIIVDDXWGELNPQEFDLEEFGVPPGNEHEGCKVLLTSGNLNFIQYLMGASKHNKVFQLEELQKEEAQMLFEKMVGSFDGDQSSIVEEIVRICEGSISLIYALAKALENKGIDALMQLKENISPPKLLSYCLEKNEEYKAFLYLLTIRGRRFINSYSIYIDMWTGVFKNLETADSARKKRESLISDLKAYGLVVENGKDWVKVDDYIYQTAYRMAQHDRRASVISREWPPEELLTDLHFCNLHPVGDLELRATLQCPNLKHLLISRENSTIDVPNSFFEETKLLKVLDFVSFHCPNLPSSFVVLKDLEALSMCKCGLGDITEVCELTNLRMLGLLESRIQQLPAQIVKLEKLLFLDLRDTNLQVIPPNVLSKLASLEELYLRNSFCNWEIEMSTSENKNASLKELTDLEHLAYIEDMYVPDPQAWPVDLFFGNLRSYTIFIGKGWDRAHSGDHELKTLKLKLNRRFQSENGIKKMLKEVQVLYLDTLNGVQNVVNDMECDGFPQLQSLFIQHNAEVKCIAKGSGNDPLDTFPNLESLSLTILSNLEYICHAGSLTEKSFFKLRVIKIEKCNAMLCLFSVSMINGIPHLATLEVSQCTSIKAIVLFEGAENRPIEFPELCSLTLQGLPALISFCSSEGSSSATLFHDKVSCPKLETMVISEVSILTTIWNEEYDAENSFGKLKNVIIKDCEKLRTVFPVNLSKNLDNLKTLEVRNCSSMTSIFTVMRQDSTKPGLQLSIPMIEITLTGLPKLEYVCVTTGFEALKKKFEEEWYAGLPGLSGNARIEHGRKMKKYLEEYLNM, translated from the exons ATGAAAGCAGCAGTGGTTGCACATCAACTTGGCAACCTAATTTCCAACAGAAGCATTTTGGAGAATCTCGAAACTGGCCTCAAGACTCTGCAAGATCAAAGGAAAATAGTGCAAGAAAATCTTATTTGGGAAGATGAAGAATTCCAGACTCAAAATGACTGGCTCAAAAGAGTGAATGAGATTCTTGGACAAGGGGATAAATTATTGAACTCCTATGAAGGCAAAAGTACTTGCACAAATATTCTTTTGCGGTACAAGGTTGGTAAACAATCAAGAAAGATGCAACCAGAGATTTCAGCATTAATTCTTGAAGGACACTCTCATATATCAGCGAAAACACGAAAACATTATGAAAGACCAGCATCAAGAGATGAAACAATAGGTGATATTATGGAAGCCCTAAAGAACACTGATATCCAAGCAGTTGGAGTATGGGGGCTGGGTGGTTTAGGCACAACCTCATTAGCCGAAAACATtagaaagaaagcaaaagaacaGAAATTGTTTGATGCAATGGTTTTCATAACTGTAACTGATAAGCCAAATCAGGAGCAAGTTCAAAATGCTATTGCAGATGAATTGGGAGTGCAGTTTACCAATGGAGAAAGTCttgtgaaaagaagaaacaaattacgtcagagaataaaaaaagagcAAAGTACTCTCATCATAGTTGATGATNCATGGGGGGAATTGAACCCACAAGAATTTGACTTGGAGGAATTTGGAGTTCCTCCGGGTAATGAACATGAAGGGTGCAAAGTATTGTTGACTTCaggaaatttgaatttcatacAATATTTGATGGGTGCCTCTAAGCATAATAAAGTGTTTCAATTAGAAGAATTACAAAAAGAAGAGGCTCAGATGCTGTTTGAGAAGATGGTTGGAAGTTTTGATGGAGATCAAAGTTCCATTGTAGAAGAAATAGTGAGAATTTGTGAAGGttccatttctttaatttatgcTCTAGCAAAGGCATTAGAAAATAAGGGCATAGATGCCTTGATGCAGCTCAAGGAAAATATTTCACCACCAAAACTATTGTCCTATTGTTTGGAAAAAAATGAGGAATACAAAGCATTCTTGTATCTTCTTACTATTAGGGGAAGAAGATTTATTAACAGTTATAGCATCTACATAGACATGTGGACAGGTGTATTCAAAAATCTGGAAACAGCAGATTCTGCAAGAAAAAAGCGTGAGTCATTGATTAGTGATCTGAAGGCCTATGGTCTTGTGGTTGAAAATGGAAAGGACTGGGTCAAAGTAGATGACTACATATATCAGACTGCTTATCGAATGGCCCAACATGATCGAAGAGCTTCAGTGATTTCGAGAGAATGGCCACCTGAAGAATTGCTAACAGATCTTCACTTCTGCAACTTACATCCTGTTGGTGATTTGGAGCTTCGCGCAACGTTGCAATGTCCAAACTTGAAACATCTTCTGATAAGTAGGGAAAATTCCACAATAGATGTTCCAAATTCCTTTTTTGAGGAGACTAAACTTCTGAAAGTGCTAGATTTTGTTTCCTTTCATTGCCCAAATCTGCCTTctagttttgttgttttaaagGACCTTGAAGCATTATCCATGTGTAAATGTGGATTGGGAGACATTACAGAAGTTTGTGAGCTCACAAATCTGCGAATGCTAGGCCTGCTTGAAAGTAGGATCCAACAATTGCCTGCGCAAATTGTAAAGCTTGAGAAGTTGTTATTCTTGGATTTAAGAGACACAAATCTCCAAGTGATTCCACCCAATGTCCTGTCCAAATTGGCAAGCTTGGAAGAATTATATTTGAGAAACTCCTTCTGTAATTGGGAGATTGAAATGTCTACCAGTGAAAACAAGAATGCAAGCTTGAAAGAGCTTACAGACTTGGAACACTTGGCATACATAGAAGACATGTATGTTCCTGATCCGCAGGCATGGCCTGTGGACTTGTTCTTTGGAAACCTAAGATCATATACAATTTTCATTGGTAAAGGGTGGGACCGAGCACATTCTGGTGATCATGAATTGAAGACATTGAAACTGAAGCTGAACAGGAGGTTTCAGTCAGAGAATGGAATAAAAAAGATGCTGAAAGAAGTTCAGGTTTTGTACTTGGATACATTGAATGGTGTCCAGAATGTTGTTAATGATATGGAGTGTGATGGGTTTCCACAACTGCAGTCTCTTTTCATTCAACACAATGCTGAAGTCAAATGCATAGCCAAAGGGTCAGGTAACGATCCTCTTGATACTTTCCCGAACCTGGAGTCACTGTCTCTCACCATTCTAAGCAATTTGGAATACATATGCCATGCTGGTTCCTTAACTGAGAAATCTTTCTTCAAACTTAGAGTCATCAAAATAGAGAAATGCAATGCAATGCTATGCCTCTTCTCAGTATCAATGATCAATGGTATTCCTCATCTTGCTACTTTGGAAGTTTCACAGTGCACATCCATAAAGGCAATTGTGCTATTTGAAGGTGCAGAGAATCGTCCCATAGAATTTCCTGAACTATGCTCTCTTACCTTACAAGGACTCCCAGCATTAATCAGTTTCTGCTCAAGTGAAGGATCCTCTTCTGCTACACTTTTCCATGACaag GTTTCTTGCCCTAAGCTGGAGACGATGGTGATTTCCGAGGTTAGTATATTGACAACAATATGGAATGAAGAGTATGATGCTGAAAATTCATTTGGGAAACTGAAAAACGTAATTATCAAAGATTGTGAGAAATTGAGAACTGTTTTTCCCGTTAATCTTTCCAAAAATCTTGATAATTTGAAGACGTTAGAGGTTAGAAATTGCAGTTCAATGACAAGCATTTTCACTGTGATGAGGCAAGATAGCACAAAACCAGGGCTTCAATTGAGCATTCCAATGATTGAAATAACTTTAACTGGTCTTCCCAAATTGGAGTATGTGTGTGTTACTACAGGATTTGAAGCCTTGAAGAAAAAATTCGAAGAAGAATGGTATGCTGGCCTTCCCGGATTATCAGGTAACGCACGTATTGAACacggaagaaaaatgaaaaaatatttggaaGAATATTTGAATATGTAG